CGTAGTCGAAGATGGCCACCCCGCCGCCCATCGTCTCGGGCATCCATTTCTTCCCGGCCGCGCCGTTGACGTGCGCGAAGGAAATTCCGGTCCGCGCCGTGACGTCCTCGAACCGGACGGGGGGGACCTTCGCCTCGACGACGGGAGCGATCTTCGCCGGCGGGGGGGGCGCCGCTTTGCGGCAGGCGGGCACCAGCCCGGAGAGAAGAACGAGCGAAACGAGCCGTTTTCGCATGGCGGCGGAAGTGTATCGCTGCCCGGCGGATCGCCCGGTTTGCTATTCTCGGGGAAGCCGTTGAACAGAAAAGAGGCCGGGGAGCAGCGTCTCCGCCGTCCTGCGTTCGCGCGATGTTGACACCGGGCTCCCGGCTCGGCCCCTACGAGATCGTGTCGCTGCTCGGAAAGGGCGCGATGGGGGAGGTGTACCGCGCCCGCGATGCCCGTCTCGATCGCGACGTCGCGGTGAAGGTCCTCCCTCCCGGCGTCTCCCTGCCGCCGGAGGTCCTGCGGCGATTCGCGGAGGAAGCGCGCTCCGCGTCGGCGCTCGCTCATCCGAACGTCGTCACCGTCCACGATCTCGGAGAGATCGACGGCTCGGCGTTCCTGGTGATGGAGCTCGTGGAGGGCTCCTCGCTTCGCGAAATCGTCAAGCGCGGGAAGCTCCCGTTCCGGAAGGCCGCCTCGATCGCCGCGCAGATCGCCGACGGGCTCGCGGCCGCCCACGCGCGCGGCATCGTGCACCGGGATCTCAAGCCGGAGAACGTCGTCGTCGATCGCGAAGGGCGGGCGAAGATCGTCGACTTCGGGCTCGCGAAGTCGCCCCGCCTCCCGGCGGCCGGACCCCTGGACCCGACGGTACCCGACGCCGGCTATCCCCAGACCGAACCGGGAACGCTCCTCGGCACGGTCGGGTACATGTCGCCGGAACAGGCGCGCGGGGAGCCGGTCGATTTCCGCTCCGACCAGTTCGCGCTCGGCTCGATCGTCTTCGAGATGTTCGAAGGGAAAAGGGCGTTTTCCGCTTCGTCCGCCGCCGAGACGCTCGCGAAGATCATCCGGGAGCCCGCCCCTTCCCTTTCGCTCGCGGGACTCGAGGGAGAGGAGCTGCGCTGGATCCTGGAGCGATGCCACGCGAAGGACCCGGCCGACCGCTACGGCTCGACCCGGGACCTGCATCGCGACCTGCGACGGTTCGAGGAGCGCTTCAGCCGAGGGTCGCCCCGCGCGTCGCCGGCGGCCGCCCGCGGAGGGCGTCTCCTCGCCGTTTCTCTCGCCGTCGCCGCCGTGGCCGCGTTCTTCGCCGCCGCCGCGGCATGGCGCTCGCGGACGCCGCCCGCGCTGCCGCTCTTCCAGCAGCTGACGTTCCGGCGCGGCGCCCTGTGGAGCGCCCGCTTCGCGGGCGACGGCCGGACGATCGTCTACGGGGCGGCCTGGGACGGCGGTCCGTTCGACGTGTACTCGACGCGCTTTCCGGCGACGAACGCACGGCCGCTCGGCCGTCCCGGCGCGAATCTCCTGGCCGTTTCGGAGGCCGGCGAGCTCGCGGTCTCGCTCGCGAGCCGCCCGGTTCTCGCCGGCGTGACGTCCGGGACGCTCGCCCGCCAGGCGCTCGAAGGAGGGCCGCCCCGCGAGGTCCTCGAGGGAGTCCTCTTCGCCGACTGGAATCCGAAAGGGGAGGCGCTCGCCGTCGTCCGCTCCGAGAAAGGGGAATTCCGCCTGGAATATCCGCCGGGAACGGTGCTCGTCCGGACGTCCGGCTGGATCAGCCATCCCCGGTTTTCTCCGGGCGGACGGACCATCGCGTTTCTCGACCATCCTTCCGCGCCGGACGACCGCGGCCGGGTCTCGCTCGTGGACCTTTCCGGACGGCGCCGCGACCTGACGCCCGAGTGGCCGAGCGCCATGGGGCTCGCGTGGTCCCCCGCCGGGGACGAGATCTGGTTCGCGGCGACCGGCGCGGAGGGGAGCCGCGCCCTTCGCTCGGTGTCGCGCGATGGAGCGCGCGCGAGGGTGCTGACGCGGGCGCCCGGCGATCTCACGCTCCAGGACGTGTCGCGGGAAGGGCGGGTCCTGGCGACCCGCGAGAACCTTCGCATCGGGATCGTCGATTCCGCCGAAGGAGCGGAGCTCCGCGACGTCTCCTGGCTCGACCGATCGCTCGCGACCGACCTGTCGGAGGACGGGCGCACGATCCTCTTCACGGAGTTCGGCGAAGGAGGAGGGGCCCGGTACGGAGCATTTCTCCGCCGTCCCGGAGAATCCCTTCCGCTGCCTCTCGGGGAG
This sequence is a window from Thermoanaerobaculia bacterium. Protein-coding genes within it:
- a CDS encoding protein kinase, with the translated sequence MLTPGSRLGPYEIVSLLGKGAMGEVYRARDARLDRDVAVKVLPPGVSLPPEVLRRFAEEARSASALAHPNVVTVHDLGEIDGSAFLVMELVEGSSLREIVKRGKLPFRKAASIAAQIADGLAAAHARGIVHRDLKPENVVVDREGRAKIVDFGLAKSPRLPAAGPLDPTVPDAGYPQTEPGTLLGTVGYMSPEQARGEPVDFRSDQFALGSIVFEMFEGKRAFSASSAAETLAKIIREPAPSLSLAGLEGEELRWILERCHAKDPADRYGSTRDLHRDLRRFEERFSRGSPRASPAAARGGRLLAVSLAVAAVAAFFAAAAAWRSRTPPALPLFQQLTFRRGALWSARFAGDGRTIVYGAAWDGGPFDVYSTRFPATNARPLGRPGANLLAVSEAGELAVSLASRPVLAGVTSGTLARQALEGGPPREVLEGVLFADWNPKGEALAVVRSEKGEFRLEYPPGTVLVRTSGWISHPRFSPGGRTIAFLDHPSAPDDRGRVSLVDLSGRRRDLTPEWPSAMGLAWSPAGDEIWFAATGAEGSRALRSVSRDGARARVLTRAPGDLTLQDVSREGRVLATRENLRIGIVDSAEGAELRDVSWLDRSLATDLSEDGRTILFTEFGEGGGARYGAFLRRPGESLPLPLGEGFATSLAVDGKSVLSIVPTSPPGLVSLPTGAGAAVRVPCGDVYPVWAVWFPSGRRVLLAGMQPGREVRLYWTAPNLAEPRPLAAEGVTVSYGGGIRVSPDEKSVAAIGSDGAVKIFPVAGGSSAPVAGLESGFVPLRWSGDARSLYVSRFGEMPSGVYRVDLATGAKTTIAELVPPDPTGVIGIPSVEISADGKTRVYSYARSLGELYLIDGLK